A single window of Rubripirellula lacrimiformis DNA harbors:
- a CDS encoding tyrosine-type recombinase/integrase: MGLRLNEALSLQVGDIDAARGFAHIHRGKGAKDRLLPLPPSTLKLLRSYWCTHRHPSLLFPGNRRGHSLAKHEISTAKNPMSETTVQEAISKITGTMNLGKKVTHRKRNH; encoded by the coding sequence ATGGGACTGCGGCTCAACGAAGCGTTGAGCTTGCAGGTTGGTGACATCGATGCCGCTCGCGGGTTCGCTCACATCCATCGCGGGAAAGGAGCCAAAGATCGCTTACTGCCGCTGCCACCTTCAACGCTGAAGTTGTTGCGAAGCTATTGGTGCACGCACCGGCATCCGTCGTTGCTGTTCCCCGGCAATCGACGCGGGCACTCACTGGCCAAGCACGAGATCAGCACGGCCAAGAACCCGATGTCTGAAACGACCGTTCAGGAAGCCATCTCCAAGATCACCGGAACGATGAACCTGGGCAAGAAAGTCACGCACCGCAAGAGAAACCACTGA